The sequence CTATGCCGTGTGTGCCAACAACTCAACACCACAGGTAGCACTCACTGCCTGCGCTGTGAGGCAGAGTTAAAGGTTCGTGATTACAGTAGCTTGCAAAAAAGTTGGGCGCTACTCATCACGGCCGCAATTTTATTGGTACCCGCCAATCTATACCCAATCACTATACTGACTAATCAGGGACAAGTGCGCCACGATACGATTTTTTCAGGGATCATCCATTTAGTGCACTCAGATATGATCCCTATCGCCATTATTGTGTTTATCGCGAGTATCTTAGTGCCTTGGATTAAAATCATAGGACTGTCCATTTACCTATGCGCGATCAGTTTTGAGCTTCCGATTTCAAAAAAGAAGTTAATGGTGGGATTTCATGTTATCGAGTGGATTGGCCGTTGGTCTATGCTTGATTTATTCGTAATTTCGCTCACTGTTGCGCTCGTTAATATGGGGCAACTGCTAGACGCTAAGCCCGCACCTGCAGCCACTGCATTTGCATTGGTTATTTTGTTAACTCAGCTCGCTGCAAAAGTTTTAGACACTCGTTTACTCTGGGATCGATTGGACACTCAAGATGACACAAATTGAATCGCCAAAAGTTGTGAAGAAAAAACTCTTTTCGCCCATTTGGCTGCTGCCGATTGTCGCACTCGCGCTCGGTGCTTGGCTTGGCATAAAAAGCATTAAAGAATCGGGTATTGAAATTCAAATTCACTTTCCCAGCGCCACAGGGATTGATGTGGGTAAAACCTTAGTGAAATATCAAGGCCTGACCGTCGGTAAAGTCAAAGACATTGGTATAGATGACGATCTCAAAGGTGTGAATGTCAAAGTGGTAATGGATTATCGCGCTAAGCCATTCTTAAATAAAGAAACCTTATTTTGGTTAGTGACACCTAAAGCCAGTATTACTGGTGTTGAAGGTTTAGATGCGCTGTTTTCTGGCAATTATATTGCGATTCAGCCAGGAAAAGGTAATGCGTCTACGTTCTTTGAGGCAGAACGACAAGCGCCGCCGATGCAAATAGGCTCTGAAGGCGTAATGATTGAATTAACTTCGGATAAACTCGGCTCTCTGGATGTGGGCTCACCTATTTTCTTTCGTCAAATCCCCGTCGGTAGTGTAGTTAGCTATCGATTAGCAGGTAACACAAATGTTGTTATCAGCGCCTTTATTCAAGAGCAATATGCGAGATTAGTGAAGAAAAACTCCTTATTTTGGAATGTATCAGGCGTTAAAGTTGATGCCTCACTCTCGGGCATTAAGGTCAGCTCAGAAAGCTTAGCGTCAATCCTTGCCGGTGGGGTCACTTTTAGTTCTGATGATACTGCGCCAGTCGCACAAAACGGCGACAGTTTTTCACTCTATGATTCAGAGGCTAACGCTATTGGTGGTGTCGATATCAATCTCACCATGGATGATGGTAATGGTGTAGAGAAAGGCACACACATTGTTTATCGGGGAATTCATGTTGGTACTATTGTAAGCAAGCAATTAACCACAAACGGCGTGACTGCAATTGCAAAGTTTGAAAATCAATACACCCATTTATTAACTAATGATGGCGTATTTTGGTTAGAAGGGGCTGAAATCTCACTTTCTGGCATAAAAAACCCTGGACGCTTACTCACTGGTAGCGTGATCAACTTCTTACCCGGTACTGGGTACCAAAACGTCCTACCGAGTAATTTCGTCCTGCAATCTAAAGCGCCCGATATGTTGAAGTCGAAAAAACGTTTTTTAACGATAACTTCTACCGAAAATATGGGTATTGCCGCAGGTGCAGAGGTTCGTTACAAGCAGCTCCCTATCGGCACTGTATTGAGTGTTAAATTGACCCAAGATTTATCTGCTGTCGAATATCAACTCGAATTACAGCCCGAGTTTGCCAGCCTAGTGCGGAGTGATAGCTACTTTGTGCCAGAATCGGCTCTCGCAATTGAAGCTTCACTTGACGGTGTATCCGTCAAATCGAGGGATTTTACCACGCTCACTAAAGGAGCTGTCAGTCTTATCCTAGGTAAGAGTGAAACGCCTCTTGCGGCCAATACCAGTCTCCCCTTATTCAGCTCAATCGATGCGGCTATCGCCTTTTTTGATCGTCAACATAAAGTTCATTTGACCTTAATCAGTCAAGATGGTGCAGATGTTAGCCAAGGTTCACCGGTTTATTATAAAAAAATGCAGATTGGTATAGTCCAATCCATTAATTGGCAAAGCAAAACAGAAGATTTTGTCATTAAACTCGCCATCGACAAAGAGTTTCAACCGCTGTTGCAAAAACCTAAGGTCTTTTGGCGTAATAGTGCAATAGAAGTAAACGCCAGTCTTGCAGGTATCGATGTCGCGGCTGCACCGCTGCAAGGCGCATTAAAAGGCAGTATCAGTTTAGGCTTACTCGATAGTGATAATGTTAAGCCCACTAAAACATCTACAAGTTTAAAACTCTATGAGAATAAGCAACTTGCGTTAACACAGGCACAACCTATCAGGCTCACGTTACCCGCTTCAGCCAAACTTGATGCAAAAGCCGCCATTCGTTACCAAGGCCATCAAGTAGGCGAAGTGTCACAAGTGAAACTCAATGCTGACCTAAATACATTAACGGCTACAGCTTACCTTTATGGGGAATATGCCGATCATTTCAGCCGCAGTGATTGTGAATATCATTTAGTGGATGCACAAATTTCACTCGCGGGGATCAAAGCGCCAGAAACCCTCATAACAGGTCCATATATTGGTGTACTACCGGGTAAAAGTAGTCAAACAGCGACTCAGTTTATTGCAAATGTGGTCGCTAGCAGTTACGCCAATGTACCCGAAGATGCGCTAAAGTTCACCTTAGAAGATGCGAGCTTAGGGTCAATGAAAGTAGGTACGCCGATCTTCTTCCGTGGGATTAAAATCGGCCAGATCGACGGTTATGGCTTATCAAAACAGGGCAACAGTGTGCTGATGCAAGCTCATATTGAACCTCAGTATAGCCATCTTGTTAATCAAACTAGCCAGTTCTGGGATGCTTCAGGCATCAAAGTGGATGTGGGAATATTCTCAGGCGCTAAGATTGAAGCGGGTTCACTGGAGACCTTGCTTGCCGGTGGGATTAATGTGGCCACAAAAGCAACAACCCAAGACAATAATCGACTCGCCAATGGCTCAATCATCAAATTGCAACATAAAGTTCAAAATGAATGGCAGGAATGGGCTCCAATTCAATAGCATGCTTGCCCGTTTATTTTCACTGTTTGAAGCTTACTAACACAAAATCAGGCGCAGATGCGCCTGATTATTTATCCCTTTATATCCCCGATAACACTAACCGTAAAACCAATAGCACACAGCAATAGCTGCGCTAATACCTGCAAAATCAGCACTTAAACCACAGGCTAAGGCATGGCGGCCATGACGAATACCCACTGAGCCAAAATACACGGCTAGAACATAAAATGTCGTTTCGGTACTGCCCTGAAAAATTGCCGATAATCGGCCTGCAAAGGAATCAACCCCGTGGTGATCCATTGTCTCAAGCATCATCGCTCTGGCGCCTGAACCACTAAAAGGTTTCATCAATGCCGTCGGCATCGCATCCACAAAGCGAGTATCAAAACCTAATATCCGTACACCACTTGCAATCAAGTGTAGTAAATAGTCCAAAGCCCCTGATGCGCGTAATAGACCTATCGCTAACAACATGGCTAGTAGATAGGGAATAAGCTGGATAGATTGGGTAAATCCAGCCTTGGCACCTTCGATAAACTCATCATAAACAGCCACTTTACGGATCCCTGCGACAATCACAAAGGTAAAAACGAGTAACAGCAGTACACCATTACCCATTGCGGTCGATACTGAACCTATCGCTTCAGCACTTAAGGTCATCAGATAAAAACCACTCGCCACTAAACCCGAAAGTAGTAATGCCCCATAACCAAGTACCACAGCGTTAAACAAGGAAATCCGCTGCACTAATGCCACGATAAGTAATCCTGCGAGTGTCGATGCCGATGTTGCCAATAAAATCGGCAAAAAAATATCCGCAGGTGCCGTCGCCCCCTGTTGGGCACGATAGAGAAATACCGTCACAGGCACTAAGGTCACAGAGGAAGTATTGAGCACTAAAAATAAAATTTGCGCATTGGTCGCCACGCTTTTTTGCGGATTTAAACTTTGCAAATCATGCATCGCTTTTAACCCAAGTGGTGTGGCGGCATTATCTAATCCAAAAACATTCGCTGTTAAATTCATCGTGATACTGCCAAAGGCAGGATGCCCCTTAGGCACTTCTGGCATCAAACGGCGCAACAATGGCTCAAATACAAAGGCGATCGCGCCTACCACTCCCGCTTTTTCGCCAACTCGCATCAATCCCATCCATAAAGAAAGCACTCCAATCAAACCGAGGGATATTTCTGCGGCAAGTTTCGCACTCGCAAATAATGCTTCGACCGATGTAGAAAGCACATCGATATGACCATTGAATATCTGCACAGCAATCGCTAACAGTGCCGTGATAAAGAAAGCTAACCACACCCTATTAAGCACACTAATCCCCTCATTTTTATTGTTTTTATTCTATTAGTTTACAGCCATTGAGTGCTAACCCTACGCAACTCAATGCAATATCAATGAAATACTCAGAGTATAAACATCAAACCATAATAGCGGCTTAGGCACTTGGGAGAAAATCTCAGACCCAATAAGCGATTATGATATACTCGCGTCAGTTGATACACAGTCTATTTCCCTATGGTTCAATGAAATCAATGGCTCAATTAAATCAAAATTTTATCGATACAATCACCCAAGAACTGCCCGCCCATTTGTCTATGGATGATTTTATTGCCGCCTGCGACAGGCCGCTTAGACGTTCAATTCGGGTCAATACCTTAAAAATCAGCACCGACGACTTTAAGACCTTGATGCAACCTAAGGGCTGGACATTTGATCCTATACCTTGGTGTAAAGATGGATTTTGGATCAGTTACGACGAAGAAGAACAACTCGGCAACGCCTTAGAACACATTCAGGGTTTATTCTACATCCAAGAAGCCAGTTCTATGTTGCCGCCGACCGCACTTTTTACACCTAGTGCATTTACGCCTAGTGCAAAGTGGCAATGCGTATTGGATCTCGCCTCCGCACCCGGTTCAAAAACCACCCAAATAGCCGCACTCATGCACAATTCAGGGTTATTGATCGCCAATGAGTATTCAGCGAGCCGCGTGAAAGTGCTACACGCGAATGTACTGCGCATGGGTGCGAGTCACTGTGCGCTCACCCACTTCGATGGCCGTGTGTTTGGTGAATACTTGTATGAAAGTTTTGATGCCGTGCTTATTGACGCCCCCTGTGGCGGTGAAGGCACAGTGCGTAAAGATGCCGATGCCCTAAAACACTGGAGCCTAAACGATGTACTGGCGATAAGTGAAACCCAAAAAGCCCTAATCGAATCGGCATTTTTAGCCCTAAAACCCGGTGGTAGCTTAGTCTATTCCACTTGCACCTTAAATCGCCTTGAAAACCAAGGCGTGTGCGAATATTTGAAGCAAACCTACGGTGATGCGGTGCAATTTGAATCCTTAAGCGATTTATTTGAGGGCGCTGAACGCGCTGCCACTCCCGAAGGCTTCTTACATGTCTGGCCACAGATTTACGATAGTGAAGGTTTTTTTGTCGCTAAATTGACAAAAACTGCCTCTGTGCCGCGTTTACAACCTGAGCCTACACTGCAAAAAAACTTCCCTTTTACTCCAGCAACAACTAAGCAAGCCCAAGGAATAAAAGACTATTTTCAACAAGACTTAGGGATAAGTTTGCCAGATGACCTTATTATGGTGCGTGATGATGAATTCTGGTTATTTCCGCATGAATTTAGGGATTTTATCGGCCGTATGCGGTTTCAGCGTATTGGTATTAAACTCGCCGATAGCACTAAGCATGGTTTTAAAGTCCGCCATGAGGCAATTATTGCATTAGCGGGAAAACAGCTCAGCCCAACCGCAAAAACGGTTGATCTGAGCGATGTCGAAGCAAAAGAGTACCTAATGGGAAGAGATATCAGCCTAAACACCGCAGTAAAAGCTCAAGGTGAAGTCATCGTCTGTTATGGCGGAGCCCCCTTAGGTATGGCAAAGCACTTAGGTAATAGATTAAAAAACAATCTCCCTCGGGATTTAGTGAAAGATAAAGTATTACTGCTATCAGAACAGATAAAATCGTTATAGTTTTACTATTTTTTAGCAAAAAATAACCTAAAAAAGGGGAATAAGCACACTACTCTAGGACCAAAGCTCTACTACACTGAGTCTAATGTAAAGTGCTTTGTATCGCTCTTTCACCTGTAGCGCACGGCTCTTTAACGAGCCATTCCCCTAGGCCCAAACAGCTATAATCGTTTTGGGCCTTTTTTTATACTTTCACACCGAAAATTCCGCGATACTATTGAACCGAATAGCAACGCTTATACCCATCATCACAGTAGCTAACTAAGTTCACTGACGGTCTATACTGATCACCCAATACGATTGAGGCTAGATTTCACGGCCAACTAAACGTGCCGCATCTTTGAATAAATTAAAGAAGTTATTGCTAGTGTACTCAGCTAGATCTTCGTAACGCTCGCCTCTAAGCTCTGCTACAAATTCAGCCACATCGCGCACATAGGCGGGCTGATTCTCTTGCCCACGATGTGGGATCGGCGCTAAATAAGGCGAATCTGTTTCAACTAGCAGACGATCCTTGGGCACCTTACGGATTACCGTTCGCAGATCTCCCGCATTTTTAAAAGTCACTATGCCTGAGACCGAAATATAAAACCCAAGATCAATGGCCGCCTTCGCCATCTCCCAGTTTTCGGTAAAGCAATGTAAAACGCCGCCAACTTTATCGGCACCGCCCTGCTTAAGCATATTAATCGTGTCTTCACGTGCATCACGGGTATGCACAATCAAAGGTTTATCCACGTCCACCGCAAGGGCTATCTGTTGCTCAAAACATTGCTGTTGAAGCCGTTTTGTTTCATCGGCATAAAAATAATCTAAACCCGTTTCACCAATGGCAACCACTTTAGGATCGGTTGCAAAACGGCGTATTTGCTCAACATCTAATCCTTCTTTTACATCCAAGGGATGCACCCCCGAGGATAAAAATACCTGATTAAAGGCTGCCATCTTGTCACGCATCGATTCAAATCCTTGCTGACGTACATTCACGCACAACATATAGTCAACACCACGGGCTTTAGCACCAGCAAGTATATGTTCTAGGGATAATTGATCTGGTGCCGCTTTTAGGCGATCAAGATGACAATGTGAATCGATAAGCACAGGGATTTCCAAGCAGATAAATAAAGGACGACAAGGATACCCATCCAAGGGATCGAGGTCAAATACCTATCTCGCCCGCAAGCAATCGAGTGATTACATGGTGCAGGTTAAATCGCCGGAAGCAAGTTCACGGGAAAGTAATTTTTCAATATGGTGTTTATGACTGTCAGGTTCTGAGAGGATCTTTATACCAATACCCGCTGGGCGACCACCGGAGGCGCCTAAAGGATTGATCCATACAACCACCCCACGAAACTCGTTGGTTGTCGTTGCACCGGGCAAACGATAGGCAATAGTTAAAGGCTGGCCTAGATAATGGCTTTCACTGGTGGTAACAAACAATCCCGCAGGCTTGATAAAAGGCATATAAGCCCGATAGAGCTGATGTAAGGTGTCAAAATTAACAATAAGATCGACCATGGCATGTTACTTTTTTGTTATTTCTCTATATTCTAAGACATAACTTTGACATAAGCCCAAATAATTGACAGTCGGCATTGTGCTTAAGCTATGACACATTCCCATGATCTTTGCCGCCAAGTTCCCTACTTGCGCCTGAATAAACGCATCTTGATGACTATTTTTTAATAAAATTTGTCGCAGTAGTAGATATAAAACCTTAAGTGCATCAATTATTTGCTGTTCATTCACTGTTAATAAACTAGCACACAGATGACCAGACGACAAACTTTGCGCCCAATCTTTGCGAAACTGAAGCAGGGATTGATAGCGGCTCGATTGTGTACCATCTGTTAGCAAACTCTCGGCCAATTTTAATGGTCCACCCACCACACTTAGGCACCAAGCCACATCCTCTTGAATATGACAATGCTGAGCTAACCAGGTTTTGATCATCGCCTTATTCGGCGCCACAAAAGGAATGCGCTGACAGCGACTACTGATGGTAGCCATTAAACGTGCCGGAGTATCCGACTGTAATATTAACAGCGTGTCCTTGCCCGGCTCTTCAAGGGTTTTAAGCAGTGCATTAGCCGATGCAGAATTAAGGCGCTCACTGTGATGAATAATCGCTACACGGCGACCACTTTGCTGCGCGGTTGCCGTAAGGCGTACGCAAAGTTCACGAATTTGATCGACCTTAATTTGATGTCCATCGGCTTCTATTTGGTAAAAATCGGGATGATTGCCCGCAGCGAATAACTGGCACGACTTACAAAAACCACATGCGCCTGCCGAATTAGGCGCTAAACACAGGGCTGCACGCGCCATAAACACACTAAACAGCTCACCACCGAACGCAGCATCGATACCAACGAGTTGGGCATGGGGGATCTTCTGGCATTGTAATTGTGCTAAAAATGCTTGCCTTGGCCCTTCGAGCCAAGGCAATTGCTCAGCCGTAAATCCGGACTCGGCTACCATGCCATCGCCTGTAGCACGGCCAAAATATCTTTATGAACTTCAGCCATGGTTTGACTTGCATCGATAACCACAATACTGTCATCTTCGCTGGCAAGCTTTAGATAAGTTGCGCGGGCGCGCTCAAAGAAATCAATGGTCTGCTGCTCGATTCTATCGAGTTCACCACGTTTAGCCGCGCGGGTGAGTCCAAGCTTAGGATCTAAATCTAAATATAAGGTGAGATCGGGTTTAAATCCCTTTAGTGTTGCAGCACTCACCGCCTCCACTAAGGGCATTAACCCTCGTCCACCACCTTGATATGCCAGTGATGATAGATTGTGTCTGTCTCCAAGTACCCATTGCCCTTGCGCAAGTGCAGGTTTAATTACATTAGCAACCAACTGCGCTCTAGCGGCATATATAAGCAAACATTCAGACTCGTCGCAGAGGGGATCGCTCGGATCGGCAATTTTGACTAAATCACGGATCCGTTCAGCGAGCGGTGTACCTCCGGGCTCTCGGGTACAAATAGGTGCTTGCCCAGTGTGCTTCTCAATAAAATCCCGAATAAGGGTAATTGCACTCGACTTACCCGCGCCTTCTAAACCTTCAATAACGATAAATTTTGCAAGAACTGACATTAGATTTTCTTTCTCTGCATTTTTACTTTGGTGATTTTTCTGGGGGCGCCGGTTTTATCTTACGCTGATATATGTCTACAGCATGGTTGTGTTCTTCTAGTGTGGTTGAGAACACATGGGTGCCATCGTTGCGCGATACAAAATAAAGGTAACTCACACTCGCAGGCTTTGACACTGCCATCAGGGATGCTTTACTCGGTGCAGCTATCGGTGTTGGCGGTAAGCCAAAGATACGATAGGTATTAAAAGGTGTCTCTTCGACTAAATCCTTGCGGGTAATATTGCCCTTATAGCGATCGCCCATACCGTAAATCACCGTCGGATCGGTTTGCAGACGCATACCTAGATTAAGACGATTAACAAATACACCGGCGATTTGCTCACGCTCATGGGCTTGGCCTGTTTCCTTTTCGACTATCGATGCCAAAATCAGCATTTCATAGGGCGATTTTAACGGCAAATTCGGCGCCCGTTCCGCCCACGCTTTAGCAAGCTCCTGCTCCATCATTTTATAGCTTTGAGTCAGCATGACTTTAGCATCCGCCTCGGCAGTATAATGGTAGGTATCGGGGAAGAATTTACCTTCTGGCAAAGCCGAATCGTCCCCCTGCTCTGTTAATACTGCAGTAAATACTTTGGGAGTCACTTGTAAATGTGGTGCGCTTGCTAGCTGTTGTTCCCACTCAGCAATGGTTTTACCTTCAACTAAAGTAATGCTGAAGATTTTGACTTTACCTGCCACTAAGTCGTTGAGCAAGTCCGTCACGGTTTGTGAGGACGACATTTCATAAAGGCCGGTACGAATCTTGGCAAGCTCTGGGCGAAACTTAAGTAACCATTTAAGTTTCCATGTGTCTTGAATAACGCCATCATCGGCTAACTGCTGTGCAAGTTGGTTAACACTGGTGCCTCGTGCAATGGTGAGCTCTTTAGGCTCAACAAGGTTCAGTGGTGTATTACTATAATCAACAATAGTTTGATAACCCCAGTAACCCACTAAACAAACTAATGTCAGTAAGGTAAGTAGAGTTGAACTGGCAATCAGGATCAGTTTTTTCATAGTGTGAGTGAAAGTGTCTGTCTAAGGTTGGCGGCTATAGGGGATCGAGTGAACTTAAGCGAATCTATCGCCAGTACATCCACAACACCTAAAACACTGTTAGTGATAAATGCCGAGTCAAACTCCCCTAAACGCTCGGCGCCAAATGGCAAACATTGAATATTGAACTGTTGTTCGAGCAAGGCATTAATCACCTGCTCACGCATCACGCCAGACACACCACATTGGGCTAAAGATGGCGTAATAACCTCATTGTCTTTGATAAAAAAGATATTTGCCATCGAAGATTCAATCACCCTCGCATCAGCATCTAAAACTAACCAATCATCGACGTTACTCGGTAAAAGCTGAGTTTTAATCAGTACTTGTTCAAGACGATTAAGGTGTTTAATCCCTGCCAATAATGGCTGTATACCTAGGCGAACAGGGGATGTTTTAAGGCTGATGCCATTTTTTTGCCAATGCGCATAATGGCTAGGAATGGGATGCACAGAGACGACTTCAGTCACATTCACCGCCTGTGGTGGTGCGTAACCTCTCCCGCCAATCCCCCTTGAAACTAAAAGCTTAATACAGTGACAGGGGTATTGTCTGGCCAAGGCCTCAAGCTGCTGACAAAGCGCACTTCCCATGTGCCATTCAAAACCAAGTCTTGCGGCGCCATCGGTTAAGCGTGATTGGTGTGCATTTAAAAATAAAATACCATCATGGCTCGTTCGCATGGTTGCAAACAGACCATCACCGTAAGCCAGTCCCCGATCCGAAGGATCAATACTCCCCTGCAACACACCATTCACCCAAATCACGGATGTTAGTCCTGACTTATGCGGCTAGCGACCGCTTCTTGTTGATCTTTATACTTGGCATTTTTACGGGTGTTATAGGGACGTGCCACTGGGCCACTTAAACGCTCAAAATTTAACGCACCTATGGTCATCCGGGGGCGCAAAGCCAAGGGTAATTTACCGCTATTGTAAAACTCGAGCACAATTTTACCCTGCCAGCCCGGATCGATACGGTGCGCAGTCACATGCACCATCAGGCCTAAACGCGCCAGTGATGAACGACCATCAAGCCAACCGACAATGTCCGCAGGCAGCGTTACACTCTCGTAAGTCACCGCGAGGGCTAATTCACCAGGATGAAGAAAAAAGGCTTCGCCATCAGGGATTTCGATAATCTCACTCATCACCCGGTCAAGCGCTGCCTGCATTTCTCCACTGGGACCACTTAAGTCGATAAAAGGTGCGGTATGATCTTTAAAGACGCGAAATTGTCCACCTAAACGTACATCCACACTCACACCAGAAATGGCATCAATACTAGGACGAGGTTCTATTACGATTGTGCCGTTATCAAGAGCCTGTTCAATTTCGATATCAGTTAAGCGCATCTTACCTATTACTCCCTAAGTTTTTATGTCGTTATTTTGCCAATAAGTGCTGAATACGAGTTTTTAAAATATCGGTCGCAATACGATTCTTACCGCCACGAGGCACGATAATATCGGCGTATTGTTTCGAAGGTTCAATAAACTGTAAGAACATCGGACGCACGGTTTTTTTGTACTGCGAAATAACAGATTCCATCGTACGACCACGTTCTGCCACATCACGAGTTAAGCGACGTAAAAAACAAATATCCAGCGGCGTGTCCATAAACACGCTGGCATCCATCAGTTCACGTAATTTAGGATCGGTTAATAGCAGAATGCCTTCTAAAATAATCACCTTTTTAGGTGTCATTGTTACCGTATCAGCCGTGCGAGTATGCTCTGTATAGCTATAACAAGGGATATCTACAGCTTCACCAGACTTTAACAACTGTAAATGCGTGCATAGCAGTTGATGGTCTAGTGCTTTTGGATGGTCGTAGTTGGTTAATACCCGTTCATCCATGGATAAATGACTCTGATCGCGGTAATACGCATCTTCATTAATTACCCCTATTTGATCTGTGCCTAAATCACGACGCAACTCGTCAAAAATCGTTTTGGCAATCAAACTTTTGCCCGATGCTGACGCGCCAGCAATTGCAATAATGACACACTGCTGAGAATTCATACCCTTAAACCTTACTCATCATCTGATACGCTAATAGAAACTGTTTTTTGACTCTGTTTAAGGGCCAACTCTGCACCCACTTTACGGGCAATTTCCCGATAAAGACCTGCCACTTCACTGTCGGGATCGGCTACAACCGTTGGTGCTCCCACATCCATTGCTTCACGGATATTAATATGCAGTGGCAAAGCGCCTAATAAAGGAACCTGATAACGCTCGGCCATTTTACTGCCGCCGTGCGTACCAAAAGGATGTTCTTTGTGACCGCACTCGGGGCATAAATGGAAACTCATATTCTCCACAATGCCTAACACTGGAATATTCACTTTCTGGAACATTGTGATGCCTTTCTTGGCATCGGCCAGTGCGATATCTTGAGGTGTAGTCACAATAACGGCACCACTGACAGGCACTTTTTGCGATAGCGTGAGTTGAATATCCCCTGTACCTGGCGGCATATCGATCACTAAGTAATCTAATTCAGGCCATTGGGTTTCATTGAGTAGTTGTGCTAACGCACCCGCGGCCATTGGGCCTCGCCACACGGCAGCTTCATCACCACTTAACATAAAACCAATTGATTGCGCGGCAATCCCATGGGCACTGGCCGCAGTCATATGCTTGCCATCCGGTGAAACGGGTCTGAAATTCGGAATGCCTAGCATTAACGGTACTGACGGGCCATAAATATCGGCATCGAGGATACCGACCTGCGCGCCTTCTGCCGCAAGTGCTAAAGCCAAGTTCACCGCCGTGGTTGATTTACCCACACCGCCTTTGCCTGAAGCGACAGCAATCACTTGCTTCACATTTGCGATAGGCGCAATAGACGATAACGCAGAATAGACCTTAGGTTGAAAATCGATTTCACATTCGACTTCATCAATGGCATCAAGCACAGCAAGTTTGTTGGTCAGTGCCATCACAGTATCGCGGTACTGCGTCATACAAGGATATGGATAGACTAAGCCAAGCTGCAAACGCTTGCCTTCTATCGCCAATTTATTCACGCATCCAGCGCTCACTAACCCTTTAGCTAAATACGGGTCGATATATGCATCGAGAATGGCCAGAACAGGCCCAAGAAGATCGTCATTTAAACGATAATCAGTCTGAGTTGAAGACAAAAGCATTACCCCCACCAATAAATTTGCCCAAGTGTACCAGATAATGACAAAAACATTAGTGCAGATTTAGCTCAATTGGCTCACGTTTTGATGAAAATCATCCTGTAATCGGTTAGTATCTCTACCATTATTTTTGGCCCACCACGATATTTGAGACAAGATGGCAACTTCACAACGTAAAATTCTCGTGACCAGCGCACTTCCCTACGCGAACGGACCGATTCATTTAGGTCATATGCTGGAATACATCCAGACGGATATCTGGTCGCGTTACCAAAAGCTTCGTGGACATGAGTGCCACTATATTTGCGCCGATGACGCCCACGGCACGCCAATTATG is a genomic window of Shewanella putrefaciens containing:
- a CDS encoding TatD family hydrolase, which produces MLIDSHCHLDRLKAAPDQLSLEHILAGAKARGVDYMLCVNVRQQGFESMRDKMAAFNQVFLSSGVHPLDVKEGLDVEQIRRFATDPKVVAIGETGLDYFYADETKRLQQQCFEQQIALAVDVDKPLIVHTRDAREDTINMLKQGGADKVGGVLHCFTENWEMAKAAIDLGFYISVSGIVTFKNAGDLRTVIRKVPKDRLLVETDSPYLAPIPHRGQENQPAYVRDVAEFVAELRGERYEDLAEYTSNNFFNLFKDAARLVGREI
- the mltG gene encoding endolytic transglycosylase MltG; amino-acid sequence: MKKLILIASSTLLTLLTLVCLVGYWGYQTIVDYSNTPLNLVEPKELTIARGTSVNQLAQQLADDGVIQDTWKLKWLLKFRPELAKIRTGLYEMSSSQTVTDLLNDLVAGKVKIFSITLVEGKTIAEWEQQLASAPHLQVTPKVFTAVLTEQGDDSALPEGKFFPDTYHYTAEADAKVMLTQSYKMMEQELAKAWAERAPNLPLKSPYEMLILASIVEKETGQAHEREQIAGVFVNRLNLGMRLQTDPTVIYGMGDRYKGNITRKDLVEETPFNTYRIFGLPPTPIAAPSKASLMAVSKPASVSYLYFVSRNDGTHVFSTTLEEHNHAVDIYQRKIKPAPPEKSPK
- the tmk gene encoding dTMP kinase, coding for MSVLAKFIVIEGLEGAGKSSAITLIRDFIEKHTGQAPICTREPGGTPLAERIRDLVKIADPSDPLCDESECLLIYAARAQLVANVIKPALAQGQWVLGDRHNLSSLAYQGGGRGLMPLVEAVSAATLKGFKPDLTLYLDLDPKLGLTRAAKRGELDRIEQQTIDFFERARATYLKLASEDDSIVVIDASQTMAEVHKDILAVLQAMAW
- a CDS encoding PilZ domain-containing protein, translated to MVDLIVNFDTLHQLYRAYMPFIKPAGLFVTTSESHYLGQPLTIAYRLPGATTTNEFRGVVVWINPLGASGGRPAGIGIKILSEPDSHKHHIEKLLSRELASGDLTCTM
- the dcd gene encoding dCTP deaminase — translated: MRLTDIEIEQALDNGTIVIEPRPSIDAISGVSVDVRLGGQFRVFKDHTAPFIDLSGPSGEMQAALDRVMSEIIEIPDGEAFFLHPGELALAVTYESVTLPADIVGWLDGRSSLARLGLMVHVTAHRIDPGWQGKIVLEFYNSGKLPLALRPRMTIGALNFERLSGPVARPYNTRKNAKYKDQQEAVASRISQD
- the pabC gene encoding aminodeoxychorismate lyase, with the translated sequence MIWVNGVLQGSIDPSDRGLAYGDGLFATMRTSHDGILFLNAHQSRLTDGAARLGFEWHMGSALCQQLEALARQYPCHCIKLLVSRGIGGRGYAPPQAVNVTEVVSVHPIPSHYAHWQKNGISLKTSPVRLGIQPLLAGIKHLNRLEQVLIKTQLLPSNVDDWLVLDADARVIESSMANIFFIKDNEVITPSLAQCGVSGVMREQVINALLEQQFNIQCLPFGAERLGEFDSAFITNSVLGVVDVLAIDSLKFTRSPIAANLRQTLSLTL
- the holB gene encoding DNA polymerase III subunit delta', with product MVAESGFTAEQLPWLEGPRQAFLAQLQCQKIPHAQLVGIDAAFGGELFSVFMARAALCLAPNSAGACGFCKSCQLFAAGNHPDFYQIEADGHQIKVDQIRELCVRLTATAQQSGRRVAIIHHSERLNSASANALLKTLEEPGKDTLLILQSDTPARLMATISSRCQRIPFVAPNKAMIKTWLAQHCHIQEDVAWCLSVVGGPLKLAESLLTDGTQSSRYQSLLQFRKDWAQSLSSGHLCASLLTVNEQQIIDALKVLYLLLRQILLKNSHQDAFIQAQVGNLAAKIMGMCHSLSTMPTVNYLGLCQSYVLEYREITKK